A single Pirellulaceae bacterium DNA region contains:
- a CDS encoding TetR/AcrR family transcriptional regulator — protein sequence MKSDNCEAVPRTLACEAARNQLLDAVEELVNAQGVGRFTLEAVAKQAGLSKSGLLHYFPSKDSLIEALVARTVAHWQDSLEQAKQLQSEGPHRTAHALLDCCLGDLSQWNERLRRSSTALLAILVHCPGKATPMHVFYQGLHAQMQAESKDLPVSDLVLAVVDGVWVRWVTGLSPMSETQIAQLHGALKRLLPYCG from the coding sequence ATGAAATCAGATAACTGTGAAGCGGTACCTCGAACTTTAGCCTGTGAGGCCGCCAGAAATCAACTGCTGGATGCCGTTGAGGAATTGGTCAATGCTCAGGGCGTCGGGCGCTTTACCCTGGAGGCTGTCGCCAAACAGGCGGGGCTGAGCAAGAGTGGTCTGCTGCATTACTTTCCGTCCAAAGATTCACTCATCGAAGCTCTGGTGGCGCGAACCGTGGCACATTGGCAGGACTCTTTAGAGCAGGCCAAGCAACTGCAGTCAGAGGGTCCACACCGGACTGCACACGCGCTTTTGGATTGTTGCCTGGGGGATTTGTCTCAATGGAACGAGCGTCTACGGCGTTCGTCGACAGCGCTGCTGGCGATACTTGTCCATTGTCCTGGCAAGGCAACGCCCATGCATGTCTTCTATCAAGGGCTGCACGCACAAATGCAAGCTGAATCAAAGGATTTGCCGGTCAGCGATTTGGTCTTGGCAGTGGTCGACGGCGTCTGGGTGCGTTGGGTAACCGGTTTATCGCCCATGTCAGAGACACAAATCGCACAGCTCCACGGTGCCCTGAAACGACTGTTGCCTTACTGTGGCTAG
- a CDS encoding efflux RND transporter periplasmic adaptor subunit — protein MSAHSAIEIKRRSPGMAVFLSSMGVVAAVVLVGCGLVGLRYWQSTHMAQHGPPPEMPTAVVLAEATASSFRPTSAAIGTVVAPRSIVLSNEISGTVAQVQLSPGTVVEPGTVLVELDNSVEAAQLESAVAAAKMAQSRFNRTKQAQRNRAMTELELEEAEGQLAQAEARVAELKAIIERKRLVAPFRARVGLSNTHPGQYLPSGTEITSLQSVEGYYFIDFALPQHVAGSVEVGQRVQLLANRQNYTAKIEALDSRSDRLTRNLLARARLDDAPTDLKPGDSVQVQIEYGAECQGVSIPIEALRRTPVGAQVFVAKPNASGQLRAEQRSVVVQQSIGGQAILYSGVQVGEQVVTTGSFKLLDGGLLQETSKPTHPASSRGVN, from the coding sequence ATGAGCGCACACAGCGCTATCGAGATCAAACGACGCTCGCCAGGAATGGCTGTATTTCTCAGCTCGATGGGCGTGGTTGCAGCCGTGGTGTTGGTGGGCTGCGGATTGGTGGGCTTGAGGTATTGGCAGTCGACTCACATGGCTCAGCATGGGCCACCGCCGGAGATGCCTACTGCCGTGGTGCTGGCCGAGGCGACTGCCAGTTCATTTCGTCCAACATCCGCTGCCATTGGGACGGTTGTTGCTCCGCGCTCAATTGTTCTCAGCAATGAAATCTCTGGCACGGTGGCGCAGGTGCAATTATCGCCGGGAACAGTGGTCGAGCCGGGAACTGTGCTCGTGGAATTGGACAATAGCGTCGAAGCGGCGCAATTGGAGTCAGCGGTCGCCGCCGCCAAAATGGCTCAGTCGCGTTTTAATCGCACCAAGCAAGCCCAGCGAAACCGGGCGATGACCGAACTGGAACTAGAGGAGGCCGAAGGTCAGTTGGCGCAGGCCGAGGCCCGCGTAGCTGAATTAAAAGCCATTATCGAGCGAAAGCGTTTGGTGGCACCTTTTCGAGCGCGAGTGGGACTGTCCAACACCCACCCAGGACAATACCTGCCCTCCGGAACTGAAATCACGTCGCTGCAGAGTGTGGAGGGGTACTACTTCATCGACTTTGCTTTACCTCAACATGTAGCCGGAAGTGTGGAGGTAGGTCAGAGGGTTCAATTGCTGGCCAATCGGCAAAACTACACCGCCAAGATTGAAGCCTTGGATTCGCGCAGTGATCGCCTGACACGAAATCTACTGGCCCGCGCTCGACTGGATGATGCTCCCACGGATCTCAAGCCCGGCGACAGCGTGCAGGTTCAGATCGAGTATGGTGCCGAGTGCCAAGGCGTGTCGATTCCGATTGAGGCTTTGCGAAGGACGCCGGTGGGGGCTCAGGTGTTTGTCGCCAAACCGAACGCTAGCGGTCAACTGCGAGCCGAACAGCGCAGTGTTGTGGTTCAACAGTCGATTGGCGGGCAAGCCATCCTGTATTCCGGCGTCCAAGTCGGCGAACAGGTTGTAACCACCGGCTCGTTCAAATTGTTGGACGGCGGCTTGTTGCAAGAAACCTCAAAACCCACACACCCCGCCTCGAGCCGGGGTGTGAATTGA
- a CDS encoding four helix bundle protein codes for MTPPVFDHERLDVYCLAIDYVAVSYRIAKTLGGVNRQARDQWLRAAQSIPLNIAEGNGKQSLKDKNRFFEVARGSALECAAIHDVLRVYDVIDDDSHRRGKSDLKRIVSMLTRLIQRTEAVSEAKIEYEYEYRDAEYEYEADRSG; via the coding sequence ATGACGCCACCGGTTTTCGACCACGAACGACTCGACGTTTACTGTCTCGCCATTGATTACGTCGCGGTCTCGTATCGCATCGCCAAGACGCTGGGCGGCGTTAATCGACAAGCTCGTGACCAGTGGCTTCGCGCTGCTCAATCGATCCCACTGAACATCGCTGAGGGCAATGGCAAACAAAGCCTGAAGGACAAGAATCGATTCTTCGAAGTTGCGCGCGGATCGGCATTGGAATGTGCTGCGATTCACGACGTATTGCGTGTTTACGATGTGATTGATGATGATTCCCATCGAAGGGGTAAATCGGATCTGAAACGGATCGTGTCGATGCTGACTCGATTGATCCAACGAACAGAAGCTGTCTCCGAGGCAAAGATCGAGTACGAGTACGAGTACCGCGATGCTGAGTACGAGTACGAGGCCGACCGAAGTGGATAA